The following proteins are encoded in a genomic region of Gimesia algae:
- a CDS encoding RecB family exonuclease, with protein sequence MRDRSRPHWSFSALNQYLRCPLQYYFERILRIPRKSVGSGLIFGSAVHNALAVYHQGLKDGAELKWQEIQQEFLETWVFREDDQTVEYKPKESRDDLIAQGLALLKIYHEEPPPQDIFTVEHQCYIPITNSDGEYLETPLVAIADLVTREKDGVLKINEFKTSGRSYGEFEVERSLQATCYVNMLWESFGEWASVEFTVLVKTKTPKIQRLKTARNEDDLGRLGDLVENVERAVDNEIFYPVETPLNCSMCVFRQECREWKPQKRHLESTPEMVELIGVGAC encoded by the coding sequence TTGCGAGACAGATCAAGACCACACTGGAGTTTTAGTGCCCTGAATCAGTATCTACGCTGCCCGCTCCAGTATTACTTCGAACGAATTCTTCGCATCCCCAGAAAGTCTGTCGGCAGTGGTTTGATCTTTGGTTCTGCGGTTCACAACGCATTAGCCGTCTATCATCAAGGATTGAAAGATGGGGCCGAGTTGAAATGGCAGGAAATTCAACAGGAGTTTCTCGAAACCTGGGTCTTTCGAGAGGATGATCAAACTGTTGAATACAAGCCTAAAGAATCTCGTGATGATTTGATTGCTCAAGGTTTAGCATTATTAAAAATCTATCATGAGGAACCTCCGCCGCAAGACATCTTCACGGTTGAGCATCAGTGCTATATTCCCATCACAAACAGTGACGGAGAATATCTGGAAACTCCTCTGGTGGCGATCGCAGACCTGGTCACCCGTGAAAAAGATGGAGTTCTGAAGATCAATGAATTTAAAACGTCAGGCCGATCCTATGGTGAGTTCGAAGTAGAAAGATCACTGCAAGCCACCTGCTATGTCAATATGCTCTGGGAAAGTTTCGGAGAATGGGCTTCCGTGGAATTTACAGTCCTGGTGAAAACAAAAACACCAAAGATCCAACGATTGAAAACGGCCCGTAACGAAGATGATCTCGGAAGACTGGGAGATCTTGTCGAGAATGTGGAACGTGCGGTGGACAATGAAATCTTTTATCCCGTTGAGACTCCCCTGAACTGTTCAATGTGTGTCTTTCGACAGGAATGTCGGGAATGGAAGCCACAGAAGAGACATCTTGAATCAACACCAGAGATGGTAGAACTGATCGGAGTCGGAGCATGCTGA
- a CDS encoding site-specific DNA-methyltransferase: MAKKRTKQKKTIATINHEEATRTNIPTAEMESVVADEDKSPVQIAYERRNRDLDPQLVWKGKDEQDWSDLVVNAPPLYIQEKVHPKVLIDDLLKKTENQEKTKPGAQLDLFSDFNGLPDENAKTEFYQHDSNWSNRMILGDSLQVMASLAEREGLRGKVQCIYLDPPYGIKFNSNFQWSTTSRDVKDGNSSHITREPEQVKAFRDTWRDGIHSYLTYLRDRLIVARDLLTESGSIFIQIGDENVHRVRVLMDEIFGDENFICLITLQKTGGLVSTGIVQTLDFILWYGKNKDESKIRQLFLPRMAGDTALERYDSVTDVDGSIRRLTKAERISNKVEGGGRRSRTIALESANPRFPFVYQGKEYNQRWKTNEEGLQKLRKAGRLTSTGTRLNSLRFVDDFSVIPLTDRWESMQIGTGLIYVVQTATAAAQNCILMATDPGDLVLDPTCGSGTTSYVAEQWGRRWITIDTSRVALALARARIMGARYPYYLLTDSKEGQIKEAEVTRTDPSETPTFGNIRQGFVYERVPHIMLSSISNNSEVDVIWEKFQEKLEPLWEKLNKAVSQQWQEWEIPRETEKGWSEAAKKLHADWWKQRIARQNEIDASIAAKADFEYLYDKPYEDKKKVRVAGPFTVESISPHRVLAVDEDDELIDPQQQETAASGDEGDFVQIILDNLKTAGVQQAHKEDKIEFTSLTPWPGRFVCAEGQYLEGEEESGNEKRAAIFIGPEFGTVSRADLVAAAREAGDAGFDVLISCAFNYDAHSSEFDKLGKLTVLKARMNADLHMADDLKNTGKGNLFVIFGEPDIDILDTDEGQIQVKINGVDVFHPNTGEVRSDGAEGIACWFLDTDYNEESFFVRHAYFLGANDPYKSLKTTLKAEINVDAWATLNSDTSRPFSKPKSGRIAVKVINHLGDEVMKVFRVE, encoded by the coding sequence ATGGCTAAGAAACGGACCAAACAGAAAAAAACAATCGCCACAATCAACCATGAAGAGGCGACACGCACGAATATTCCGACTGCGGAGATGGAATCAGTGGTAGCGGATGAGGATAAGTCTCCGGTTCAGATTGCTTACGAACGTCGTAATCGTGATCTTGACCCGCAACTGGTCTGGAAAGGTAAAGACGAGCAGGATTGGTCGGACCTCGTGGTCAATGCACCGCCCCTTTATATTCAGGAGAAGGTGCATCCCAAGGTACTCATCGATGATCTACTCAAAAAGACGGAAAATCAGGAGAAAACAAAACCGGGAGCACAGCTTGATCTTTTTTCTGACTTCAACGGTCTACCCGATGAAAATGCCAAGACTGAGTTTTATCAACACGATTCCAACTGGTCAAACCGCATGATTCTGGGCGACAGCCTACAAGTGATGGCTTCTTTAGCAGAACGCGAGGGGCTGCGCGGTAAGGTGCAATGCATCTATCTCGATCCACCCTACGGCATCAAATTTAACAGCAATTTTCAATGGTCAACCACAAGTCGCGATGTCAAAGATGGCAATAGCAGCCATATCACCCGAGAGCCAGAACAAGTGAAGGCATTTCGTGATACTTGGCGAGATGGGATTCATTCTTATCTTACATATCTGCGAGATCGACTAATAGTTGCAAGAGATTTGCTGACAGAATCAGGTTCCATTTTCATTCAAATTGGTGACGAGAATGTCCATCGGGTACGAGTATTGATGGACGAAATATTTGGTGACGAAAACTTCATTTGCCTAATCACACTCCAGAAAACAGGTGGTCTAGTCTCGACTGGTATAGTACAGACTCTCGATTTCATACTTTGGTATGGAAAGAACAAAGATGAGTCCAAAATCCGACAATTGTTCCTTCCACGCATGGCGGGCGATACTGCCCTAGAACGCTACGATTCAGTAACAGATGTGGACGGGAGCATTAGACGATTAACGAAAGCAGAACGTATTTCAAACAAGGTCGAAGGGGGAGGTCGACGCTCACGTACAATAGCACTTGAGTCAGCTAATCCACGTTTTCCATTTGTGTACCAAGGGAAAGAGTACAACCAACGATGGAAAACTAATGAGGAAGGGTTGCAGAAACTCAGAAAGGCTGGTCGTCTTACGTCGACTGGAACACGCCTAAATTCCCTTCGCTTCGTAGATGATTTTTCCGTCATCCCTTTGACTGATCGATGGGAATCGATGCAGATAGGGACAGGGCTCATATATGTGGTTCAAACAGCTACAGCGGCTGCCCAAAACTGCATACTCATGGCGACTGATCCTGGCGACTTAGTTCTTGACCCCACTTGTGGTTCTGGTACTACCTCGTATGTTGCTGAACAATGGGGGCGGCGTTGGATTACAATTGACACTTCGCGTGTTGCTCTTGCTCTGGCTCGTGCACGCATCATGGGAGCACGTTACCCATACTATCTATTAACCGACAGTAAAGAGGGACAAATAAAAGAGGCGGAAGTGACTCGTACCGATCCTTCTGAAACTCCGACATTCGGAAACATTCGACAAGGTTTTGTTTACGAACGTGTGCCACACATTATGCTGAGTTCCATCTCCAATAATTCCGAGGTAGATGTGATCTGGGAGAAGTTTCAGGAGAAACTGGAACCACTTTGGGAAAAACTAAACAAGGCGGTCAGTCAGCAATGGCAAGAATGGGAGATTCCTCGCGAAACGGAGAAAGGCTGGTCGGAAGCAGCGAAGAAACTGCACGCCGACTGGTGGAAGCAACGCATTGCCCGGCAGAACGAGATTGATGCGTCCATCGCTGCCAAGGCAGATTTTGAATATCTGTACGACAAACCGTACGAAGACAAGAAAAAAGTGCGTGTGGCTGGCCCCTTTACGGTGGAGAGCATATCACCACACCGTGTTTTAGCTGTCGATGAAGATGATGAACTGATCGATCCCCAACAACAAGAGACCGCTGCATCCGGTGATGAAGGTGACTTCGTTCAGATAATTCTGGATAATCTTAAAACTGCTGGTGTGCAACAAGCACACAAAGAAGACAAAATTGAGTTCACTTCACTCACCCCCTGGCCTGGTCGGTTTGTTTGTGCAGAGGGTCAATATCTCGAAGGTGAAGAAGAGAGTGGAAATGAAAAGCGAGCCGCCATTTTCATCGGCCCTGAATTCGGTACTGTTAGTCGAGCCGATTTAGTCGCCGCAGCCCGTGAAGCGGGCGATGCCGGTTTTGACGTGCTGATCTCTTGTGCGTTCAACTACGACGCCCATTCCTCCGAGTTCGACAAACTAGGCAAGCTTACAGTTCTCAAAGCAAGAATGAACGCCGACCTTCACATGGCAGATGACTTAAAGAACACCGGCAAAGGCAATCTGTTCGTCATCTTCGGCGAACCAGACATTGACATTCTCGATACAGACGAGGGACAGATTCAAGTCAAAATCAACGGCGTTGATGTCTTCCACCCTAACACCGGTGAAGTCCGCAGCGACGGAGCAGAAGGCATCGCCTGCTGGTTCCTCGACACCGACTACAACGAAGAAAGCTTCTTCGTCCGACACGCCTATTTCCTCGGAGCCAACGACCCATACAAGAGCTTAAAAACAACCCTTAAAGCAGAAATCAATGTTGATGCCTGGGCCACTCTCAACAGCGACACATCCCGTCCGTTCAGCAAACCCAAAAGTGGACGTATTGCTGTGAAAGTGATCAATCACCTGGGTGATGAAGTAATGAAAGTATTCAGGGTGGAGTAA
- a CDS encoding DUF932 domain-containing protein, producing MPHEIATTNGQPAMMYVGETPWHRLGTQLNEPATAAEAIEAAGLNYRVDLRPLETEEGLPVPQRKAVVRSDSNTVLGVVGNSYQPVQNHQCFGFLDSVVSDGQLRYHTAGALGQGERVWMLAKLPGEIRIKESEDVTEQYLLLSNSHDGSSSLRIFYSPIRIVCSNTLRVAERRSRGQGVSIMHKGNLSSKVAEAQNVLGFAKRFYDNLEERINRLAHHYPSRKQLETYFETLYPDTPDSKNQRVKNIRENLSYLFENGRGQNIPETKLTSWAAFNAVTEFVDHHRSTRGKTEDEKISRRFESSWFGSGARLKAAAWSAALEMAS from the coding sequence ATGCCTCACGAAATCGCAACCACTAACGGTCAACCAGCCATGATGTATGTCGGGGAAACACCTTGGCATCGACTGGGAACGCAACTAAATGAACCTGCAACTGCTGCAGAAGCTATTGAGGCAGCGGGTTTAAATTACCGGGTTGACCTTCGACCATTAGAAACTGAAGAGGGGCTTCCAGTCCCCCAGCGAAAAGCGGTCGTTCGAAGCGATTCCAATACCGTTCTGGGAGTTGTGGGAAACAGTTATCAGCCTGTCCAGAATCACCAGTGCTTTGGATTCCTGGATTCTGTGGTGAGCGACGGACAACTCCGCTACCACACAGCAGGGGCCTTAGGACAGGGTGAGAGAGTTTGGATGCTGGCCAAGCTCCCTGGTGAAATTCGAATCAAAGAATCCGAGGATGTGACCGAGCAATACCTGTTATTGAGTAATTCTCACGATGGCAGCTCCTCCCTCAGGATCTTCTACTCGCCGATAAGAATTGTTTGTTCGAATACATTGCGAGTAGCAGAAAGACGCAGCCGGGGGCAAGGTGTTTCAATTATGCACAAGGGGAACCTGTCTTCCAAAGTCGCAGAGGCTCAGAATGTTTTGGGCTTTGCAAAGCGGTTCTATGACAATCTGGAAGAACGGATCAATCGACTAGCCCATCATTACCCGAGTCGTAAGCAGTTGGAGACATACTTTGAAACACTTTATCCAGATACTCCCGATTCAAAGAATCAACGGGTAAAAAACATCCGGGAAAACCTGAGTTATCTGTTCGAAAATGGGAGAGGACAGAATATCCCCGAAACAAAACTCACAAGCTGGGCAGCTTTCAACGCTGTGACGGAATTCGTGGATCACCATCGATCCACACGTGGAAAAACTGAAGACGAAAAAATCAGTCGCCGCTTCGAATCTTCCTGGTTTGGTAGTGGGGCTCGATTGAAAGCAGCTGCCTGGAGTGCTGCCTTGGAAATGGCTTCTTAA
- a CDS encoding DUF262 domain-containing protein, with translation MKADSMPFSKIISIDQGAREHYHVPKYQREYSWRKTDWERLVQDIDENESGYFMGSIICVNDGERGNQPGSEIVYDVVDGQQRLTTLSLFMMAIYERLNDLKNETEFEDDEDRQDYDNSLSSLRNKLVKKKKKDGDTGSEIGGWVEQSKICFLRVQPSSQNRNLDDYTYLLSKTGIIKKRDKPKYFGLRSIAKAYRFFQNWISEDPAPLMALVEKINQLNFVHISVNSQADAFTLFETLNNRGVPLSAIDIIKNKILSEMEKQHQVDVDESFEKWQEVIAAIPDTTDQERFLRHYYNAFRWDKSIRVEGISRAIKSKIILIYEKLIKQDAAKVFDDICIYAEIYGKLIAPSDENYDSVLTKQLSDLSRINASPAYQILLYLFHLPDSQLDQKTFRSDAVDLLQKYYVRRNVTDFPGTRDLDQASMNLIEACHNQIESGHLLTFDYFRDTLLKSGTFASRDQFEKNLRKSMYSTNHLMTRYLLIKLDETHHSREYAPDLWARNDKDNYVWTVEHILPQKEDISNDWVDMIANGDRAKAQLIHEENVHRLGNLTMSGYNSKLATASFQDKQALAENKKFLGHKINIGYRNGLALNNLNFTVSKKSDNLANVPKWTMDMIESRTNVMVDQLLKMYSFEGIE, from the coding sequence ATGAAAGCAGACAGCATGCCTTTTTCTAAAATCATAAGCATTGACCAAGGTGCACGTGAACACTACCACGTACCCAAATACCAAAGAGAATACAGTTGGCGGAAAACAGACTGGGAACGCTTAGTCCAAGATATTGACGAAAATGAATCTGGGTATTTCATGGGCTCAATTATCTGTGTTAATGACGGCGAAAGAGGAAATCAGCCAGGCAGCGAAATTGTTTATGATGTCGTAGACGGACAGCAAAGACTTACAACTCTCTCTCTCTTCATGATGGCAATTTATGAACGCTTGAACGACCTAAAAAATGAAACTGAATTTGAGGATGATGAAGATAGGCAAGATTACGATAACTCTCTCTCAAGCCTCAGAAATAAATTAGTCAAAAAGAAAAAAAAGGATGGAGACACAGGATCGGAAATTGGTGGCTGGGTAGAACAATCAAAAATCTGCTTTCTCAGAGTCCAACCGAGTAGCCAGAATCGCAATCTTGATGATTATACTTATCTGTTAAGCAAAACTGGAATCATTAAAAAAAGAGATAAGCCAAAATACTTTGGGCTGCGTTCAATCGCTAAAGCATATCGCTTCTTTCAGAATTGGATTTCTGAGGATCCTGCCCCTCTGATGGCATTGGTTGAAAAGATTAATCAATTAAATTTTGTCCATATTTCTGTGAATAGCCAGGCAGATGCTTTTACACTTTTTGAAACATTGAATAACCGAGGTGTACCACTTTCAGCAATAGACATAATTAAAAATAAAATATTGTCAGAGATGGAAAAACAACATCAGGTTGATGTCGATGAATCGTTTGAGAAATGGCAAGAGGTTATTGCAGCTATTCCAGACACAACTGATCAGGAGCGATTTCTTCGTCATTACTACAATGCATTTCGTTGGGATAAATCAATACGCGTTGAGGGGATTTCGAGAGCGATCAAATCAAAAATCATACTTATCTATGAAAAACTCATCAAACAAGATGCTGCAAAAGTATTTGATGACATTTGTATTTATGCTGAAATTTATGGAAAACTAATTGCTCCAAGCGATGAGAATTATGATTCTGTACTCACTAAGCAGTTATCAGATCTTAGTAGAATCAATGCTTCACCCGCATATCAAATTCTGTTGTACTTGTTTCATTTACCAGATTCACAACTTGATCAAAAAACATTTCGCTCTGATGCCGTAGATTTATTACAGAAATACTACGTTCGACGAAATGTAACAGACTTTCCGGGAACGAGAGACTTAGATCAAGCAAGTATGAATCTTATCGAAGCATGTCATAATCAAATCGAATCAGGTCACTTACTTACTTTTGATTATTTTAGGGATACCCTGTTAAAGTCGGGAACTTTCGCTTCCAGGGATCAGTTTGAAAAGAATCTTAGAAAGAGCATGTATTCGACAAATCATTTAATGACGCGTTATTTGTTGATCAAACTGGATGAAACACATCACTCACGAGAATATGCTCCCGATCTTTGGGCAAGAAATGATAAAGATAATTACGTTTGGACTGTAGAACATATTTTGCCTCAAAAAGAGGATATATCAAATGATTGGGTAGACATGATTGCAAACGGTGATCGTGCAAAAGCACAATTAATCCACGAAGAAAACGTTCATCGTTTAGGAAATTTGACAATGAGCGGATACAACTCAAAACTGGCTACAGCTTCTTTTCAAGACAAACAGGCTTTGGCAGAAAATAAAAAATTCTTGGGCCATAAAATCAACATTGGATATCGAAATGGATTGGCTCTCAATAATCTTAATTTTACGGTCAGCAAAAAGTCAGACAATCTAGCAAATGTTCCCAAGTGGACCATGGATATGATTGAGTCACGTACGAACGTCATGGTTGATCAGCTGCTAAAGATGTACTCCTTCGAAGGAATCGAATAA
- a CDS encoding metallophosphoesterase family protein has translation MGEGKQSGRLIAIGDIHGHNLALQALLEQIVPVEDDTIVILGDYINRGPDSCGVIETLLELHEQCQLIPILGNHEEMMLDSRDDCHAEQRWMYQGGKATLESYGDNAGIGQISQTHWRFLSECRPYYETENFIFTHANYCWYSALDQQPSSLLRWLSLKESEPRPHVSGKTVILGHTPGVIRDYGFCRCIDTGCGFGGQLTAMDVASNTSWQVTESGEVVASDHS, from the coding sequence GTGGGTGAGGGAAAGCAATCCGGTCGATTGATCGCAATCGGAGATATTCATGGTCATAACTTGGCATTGCAAGCATTGTTGGAGCAAATCGTTCCCGTAGAAGACGACACCATCGTCATTCTGGGTGATTATATCAACCGGGGGCCTGATAGTTGCGGAGTGATCGAAACACTCCTGGAACTTCATGAACAATGTCAATTGATTCCCATACTGGGAAACCATGAAGAGATGATGCTGGACAGTCGCGATGATTGTCATGCAGAACAACGTTGGATGTACCAGGGAGGTAAGGCTACTTTAGAATCCTACGGTGACAATGCTGGTATTGGACAGATCTCTCAGACGCACTGGCGATTTCTTTCTGAGTGCCGTCCGTATTATGAGACGGAGAATTTCATATTCACTCACGCTAACTATTGCTGGTATTCAGCACTTGACCAGCAACCTTCTTCGCTGCTCCGCTGGCTCTCCCTCAAAGAATCTGAGCCGCGTCCACATGTTAGTGGCAAAACAGTCATCCTGGGACACACGCCAGGAGTGATTCGTGATTATGGATTCTGTCGTTGCATCGATACCGGCTGTGGTTTTGGCGGACAACTCACAGCGATGGATGTCGCTTCAAATACATCATGGCAAGTCACGGAATCAGGTGAAGTGGTGGCATCAGACCACTCCTGA
- a CDS encoding BPTD_3080 family restriction endonuclease, translating into MQDEFFNQPILNSPYYYPTRHWELDESGQPTQKIAEKRRPAEFITPIPKPKKRKKSKAQEQKEFVLDEGEGLSTEEQQYDTTFLINRVRNYVDQWRADPNPHNWRVTPETARLLQHWRHHPFNSIRPFFCQIEAVETAIWLTEVAPQLGKKGKEILDKLVAVNEQANPELMRLALKLATGAGKTTVMAMLIAWQTVNAVRRPNSKKFTRGFLVVAPGLTIRDRLRVLLPNDPDSYYQSRELVPNDMLPDLDRAKIVITNYHAFKLRERMELSKGGRSLLQGRGDELDTLETEGQMMQRVMPDLMGMKNILVLNDEAHHCYREKPSSNEDEDLKGDDRKEAEKNKEAARMWISGLEAVKRKIGISQVIDLSATPFFLSGSGYVEGTLFPWTMCDFSLMDAIECGIVKLPRVPVADNIPGAEMPVFRNLWEHIGKQMPKKGRGKGKALDPLSIPNKLQAALDALYGHYEKTFELWDENGIKVPPCFIVVCNNTATSKIVYDYISGFHRENEDGSTSLVEGRLPLFRNTDEHGNELGRPNTLLIDSQQLESGDALDNNFRDMATSEIERFRYEMRQRGEHKNANNITDQDLLREVMNTVGKEGRLGESIRCVVSVSMLTEGWDANTVTHVLGVRAFGTQLLCEQVIGRALRRQSYDLNEEGLFNVEYADVLGIPFDFNAKPVISKPQLPRETIHVKAVRPDRDHLEISFPRVEGYRIELPEEKLEAEFNDDSILELTPDLVGPTKNRNEGIIGEGVDLTLIHTGDMRRSTLIFHLTKRLLYTKWREQDEEPGLHLFGQLKRITKQWLDNCLKRKGGTYPAQLMYQELADMACQKITAGITRKMIGENEIKAILDPYNQTGSTNFVNFNTSKTDRWQTDSRFCHVNWAILDSGWEGEFCRVAEAHPKVKAYVKNHNLGLEVPYQFGSTMRKYRPDYIVLVDDGHGEDDLLHLVIEIKGYRKEDAKEKKATMETQWIPGVNTLKSYGRWDFVEFTDVYEMEDDFEAKVEQKFNEMVDSRSVINANGEMK; encoded by the coding sequence ATGCAAGATGAGTTTTTCAATCAACCAATTCTCAACTCACCTTATTATTATCCCACTCGACATTGGGAACTCGATGAGAGTGGTCAGCCAACTCAGAAGATAGCCGAGAAACGACGTCCGGCAGAGTTCATTACGCCCATTCCTAAGCCAAAGAAACGCAAGAAATCAAAAGCTCAAGAGCAAAAAGAATTTGTCCTTGATGAAGGAGAGGGACTTTCAACTGAAGAACAGCAGTACGATACCACATTTCTCATCAATAGAGTTCGTAACTATGTTGATCAATGGCGTGCTGATCCCAACCCACATAACTGGAGAGTCACACCAGAGACGGCTCGTCTCCTTCAACACTGGCGTCACCATCCATTCAACAGTATCCGTCCTTTTTTCTGCCAGATAGAAGCGGTCGAAACCGCGATCTGGTTAACTGAAGTTGCACCTCAATTAGGGAAAAAAGGTAAGGAAATTCTCGACAAACTGGTTGCAGTTAATGAGCAGGCGAATCCAGAGTTGATGCGACTGGCCCTCAAGCTAGCAACCGGGGCGGGTAAAACCACCGTAATGGCGATGCTGATCGCCTGGCAAACCGTTAATGCTGTCCGTCGTCCGAACAGTAAAAAGTTTACCCGAGGATTTCTTGTCGTTGCACCAGGTCTGACAATTCGGGATCGCCTTCGAGTCCTCCTCCCCAACGATCCAGACAGTTACTACCAAAGTCGTGAATTAGTTCCGAATGACATGCTTCCCGATCTGGATCGTGCAAAGATTGTCATTACGAACTATCACGCTTTCAAACTCCGAGAACGAATGGAACTTTCCAAAGGGGGACGATCTCTATTGCAAGGTCGGGGTGATGAACTGGATACACTGGAGACCGAAGGGCAAATGATGCAGCGCGTCATGCCTGACTTGATGGGAATGAAAAACATCTTGGTTCTCAATGACGAAGCCCACCATTGCTATCGAGAAAAACCCAGTAGCAATGAAGACGAAGATTTGAAAGGCGATGACAGGAAGGAAGCAGAAAAAAATAAAGAAGCTGCTCGCATGTGGATTTCTGGTTTGGAAGCCGTGAAACGAAAAATCGGTATTTCTCAAGTAATCGATCTTTCAGCAACACCATTTTTTCTGAGTGGTAGTGGATATGTAGAAGGTACTCTTTTTCCCTGGACGATGTGTGATTTTTCTCTGATGGATGCGATTGAGTGTGGTATCGTCAAACTGCCTCGTGTCCCAGTCGCTGATAATATCCCTGGGGCAGAAATGCCCGTGTTTCGTAACCTATGGGAGCATATAGGAAAACAAATGCCGAAGAAGGGTCGAGGTAAAGGGAAAGCACTTGACCCACTGAGCATTCCTAACAAACTACAAGCGGCATTGGATGCTTTATATGGTCACTACGAAAAAACCTTTGAATTGTGGGATGAGAATGGAATCAAAGTTCCGCCCTGCTTCATTGTCGTCTGTAACAATACTGCAACTTCCAAAATTGTTTACGATTATATCTCCGGTTTTCATCGTGAAAACGAAGACGGCTCCACAAGTCTGGTCGAAGGTAGGTTGCCGTTATTTCGGAACACTGACGAGCATGGCAATGAACTTGGTCGTCCTAATACATTGTTGATTGACAGCCAACAACTGGAATCAGGCGATGCTCTTGATAATAATTTTCGCGATATGGCAACGAGTGAAATTGAGCGATTTCGCTATGAAATGCGGCAGCGGGGCGAACACAAAAACGCTAATAATATTACCGATCAAGATTTATTACGTGAAGTAATGAATACAGTTGGCAAGGAAGGAAGACTAGGAGAATCAATCCGCTGCGTTGTATCAGTCTCAATGCTGACAGAAGGTTGGGATGCTAACACGGTTACCCATGTGCTTGGCGTGCGAGCCTTTGGGACTCAACTTCTTTGCGAGCAAGTCATTGGTCGTGCACTGCGAAGACAATCCTACGATCTCAACGAAGAGGGTCTTTTCAACGTCGAGTATGCAGATGTTTTAGGAATTCCATTTGATTTTAATGCGAAGCCCGTCATCTCAAAACCGCAATTACCACGTGAAACGATTCACGTTAAAGCAGTCCGTCCTGATCGTGATCATCTTGAAATCAGTTTTCCTCGTGTTGAAGGATACCGTATTGAACTGCCAGAGGAGAAACTCGAAGCAGAATTTAATGATGATTCAATTCTCGAACTGACTCCCGACTTAGTTGGTCCTACCAAAAATCGTAATGAAGGAATTATTGGTGAGGGGGTCGATTTAACTCTCATTCACACTGGCGACATGCGGCGATCTACATTGATTTTTCATCTTACGAAACGTTTGCTCTACACAAAATGGCGAGAACAAGATGAAGAACCGGGACTGCATTTGTTCGGTCAGCTCAAACGCATTACCAAGCAATGGCTAGACAACTGCCTGAAACGCAAAGGCGGTACCTATCCTGCACAACTCATGTATCAGGAATTGGCAGATATGGCTTGTCAGAAAATAACCGCAGGTATTACCAGGAAAATGATTGGAGAAAATGAAATCAAAGCGATTCTCGATCCATACAATCAGACCGGCTCGACCAACTTCGTCAACTTCAATACATCAAAAACTGACCGTTGGCAAACGGACTCTCGCTTCTGCCATGTCAATTGGGCAATTCTCGACAGCGGTTGGGAGGGAGAATTTTGTCGGGTTGCTGAGGCTCATCCCAAGGTGAAAGCGTATGTAAAGAATCATAATCTGGGGTTGGAAGTTCCGTACCAGTTTGGTTCGACAATGCGAAAATACCGTCCTGACTACATCGTACTCGTTGACGATGGTCATGGCGAAGATGATTTACTCCACCTAGTTATTGAAATCAAAGGCTATCGCAAGGAAGATGCAAAGGAAAAGAAAGCAACAATGGAAACTCAATGGATTCCTGGTGTCAACACTTTGAAATCTTACGGTCGATGGGATTTCGTCGAATTCACCGATGTATACGAAATGGAAGATGACTTCGAGGCAAAAGTCGAACAGAAATTCAACGAAATGGTTGATTCTCGATCAGTTATCAATGCGAATGGAGAAATGAAATGA